AAATGTGACATCCATtgtcacaattttttttttttttttgatattggaTCATAATAATTATACTTGTTTGTGTAGGGGAGTAACCCACAAAGACATATTTTCTTGCCTTGGCTTAAGTTTTCCGATTATCCTATGTTCATGAACAAAAGTTGTGCAACCAAATATTTTTAATGGTAAATTAGCTAAAAGATGAACAGTAGGAAAACATGTTGTAAATGTATTGAATGGAGTCTTAAATTATAGAACTTTAGATGACATTCTATTAATTAAATATGCAGTAGTTAAAATAACTTCATCCCACAAATATTTTAGTACTTTGGTTGAAAAGTAATGCCCGAGCTACCTTCAGGAGgtgtttattttttcttttagcaatatcattttgttgaggtgtatcTATACACGAACTGTGATGAACTATTCCCTTTTTTAGGAAAAAATTTCCTAAGATCGTGTTAAAATACTCCTTCCCATTGTCACTTCAAAAAATCTGTATATTAGTTTGAAATTGAGTCTATaccattttgaaaactttttaaagACTTGTTCAACTTCTGATTTTTATTCCTTTAATAAATACACCCAGCAAAGTCGAGTAtgatcatcagtaaatgtgataaacTATTTCCTATTAGAGGGGGTGCTTATCTTATTAGAACCCCAAACATCACTGTGAATTATGGTAAACAGTTTTGATGGCTTGTATGGCTGTGAAGGGAAGAATGTGCGGTGGTGTTTTGCAATCTCACATACTTCACAATGAAACAACGATGGATCTTTATTGCGAAACAATTTAGGTAACAAGTGCTTTAAATATCGAAAACTAGGATGCCCTAATCTAAAATGCCACAACATAATATTACTATTCGAAACAGAAATAGATTCAAAGCAGGAACCTCTTGGTTGAGATTGTTTTCTTGATTTAGATCCATCTTCAAGGAAGAAGAGTCCTCTACTCTGTTTAGCACTGCCAATCATCCTCCCCGAGGTCAAATCATGGAATACATAGACAAAAAGAAATTAGCTTGACAATTTTGATCATGAACCAATTTACTGATAGATAAAAGGTTACAAAACAACTTTGGAACTTGAAGAACATCATTTAGAGTGAGCATAGGTGATACTACAATAGTACCTTTTATTGCAATCGTTGAAAGAGAGCCATCTACAATCTTAATTTTTTGGTTACCTGCACAAGTTCTATATGAAGAGAAAAGGTTTGGCATTCCTGTCATATGATCAATTGCACCCGGGTCAATGATCTAGGCGCGATTAGAATTGACACTAAGGAAGGTTGTTGTCATGCAATTACCTTTTTGAGCTATTGAACAAGAATGATTTTTCTGAGATTCAAGGAGTTTGTATAATTGGTCTATTTGTTCCTTGGTGAAAGGAAGTACGCTAGGAATAGATTGCCCCTCTTGATCCGAGATAATAGTATGAAGTGCACGACTTTCACCATCAATTCTTTTCTTCCAATTTTTAGGCTTCCCATGGATTTTCCAGCATGTTTCCAGCGTGTGCCATGAGCATTTACAATGATCgcaccatggttttccaaaacTTTTGCCATCTTTCTTTGTTTCCTCTTGAAAACCTTTAGTAACAAGGGCAGAGCTTTCCAAACTTGAATTGGTAGAGACTAAGGTAGATTTGTTAAGCATAACTGTTTGTCGAGCTTCTTCTCTTTACGGATCGTTGGTAGAGGTGTCTTTCCCAAGATTCGACCTCTTCATCTAGATCTTTTTTTTAATCCCGCCAAGAAAATAAACACCCGATCATTCTCTTGCCATTTCATAAAACGGACACTATCATCAAGACAATTCCAAATATTATCATAGCATAGATCTTGTTCTTGCTAGAATGTTATCAATTCATTGTAGTAGGAAGTCACATCATGTTCCCCCTACTTCGCTTGCCATAGCCTTTATTTTAGGCTAAAAATTTGCGAAGAGTTCTCCAAATCTGAATAAGTGTCTCTAGCTGCCTCCCACACCTCTTTGGCTGTAGGTAGGAATATAAATGACCTTCCGATAGGGGGCTCCATGGAATTGACTAACCATGCAATAAGGAGCGAATTTtcagatttccaagctttaaatCTGGAGTCTCCATTAGCTGATTTTATCATCTCTTGTAACATATCCAAGTTTACCTTTCCCTTCTAAAACCAGGCGCACAGTTTGTGACCATTCTGTGTGCTTCTTCCCGTTAAGACGTTGAATATTAACTTGGAGTAAATTAAAGAATACCTCTGTCGAACCATTGAAAGATACCGGTGGATTTAAATTTAAGTTGACAACCATTTCTTCTCTAAATACCATCAAATTTCTACTCGTGGTGTCGGTTAAGGCAGTCTTCCATGGATGTtgatttttcatggaaaaaaacaaaccctaaattgaacctagggctctgataccatgaaGAAAACCGCGAAgattgaaggaaaaaaaaaaactagaagagGACTTGTCATTATTCATTTTCAACTAGACATTACATCAATAAATAGAAGATACAAAGTGCTGAAATAAgaacaaataaaagaaaggaaacaTAAGAAATGGAAATTACTAAAATCAATTATCTCCATATTCTTTCATGATTCTATGCCATCATTATCTCAAAGATTATTTCCTGATTTTCAAAGATTATTTCTTAATTTTATGCAATCGGGATTTCCTAATTTTCCAACACTTTTCATTATGATAATCAAGCAGTGTTTATTCCTAATATTTGGGGCCAGATACATTGATTTTATACCTTCTTTGAGCTGAAACACGGTTAAGATCCATCTGCTTAGTGGTTTATATAATTTCTAATGTTAGCTTTCTAGGCTTAATGCAATTTTTAACCTCAAAATTTACAAATTTTAGCTTGAAAATTTCTTATTTGAAATTATTCTATATGGTTGTTTGAAAGGTAATGATGAAATAACCCTTTAGTAGTCATATCTTATTGTAGTTTATACTCAACATGCTAGCTGATGTTATGACTTTTTTAGCTGCATGACAAGTTGAGATGCATATGATTATTGAGGGAATTACTTCTTTGTCTCTTTTCCTAAGTTTTATTTTGGAGAATATAATATGATGTGATGGATTTCTTTTTGGAGACATTGGACAATTATGCCCCAATTGTGAACGTGAAAATTGCACCTAATGCATGCTTTTAGATGAATGTGAACTTTGAGAGGGATATGCTAGATTGccagaaaatattaattttaaagtgTGGATGGATCAGCATTATTAGGTGGTGTTTGTCAGTACTATCACAACTTGTTGAGGTTGACTACttgaatcttattcctcaattaaaCTCTATGATAATACTTAAATGTTTTGGATTGTGTTTATTATCTCAACTAAAATTTCATTCATTTCATCTACCCTTCGATTATCTGATCAATTGATCATAAAATTTGTTGGCCATCTTTAAATTCAACACTGCCTTAACTTGAATTAATTTTTTCTAGTAACCCATCACAGTTATTCAGCATGATCATTTTTTTGCAATAATAATTTTGTGTTTGGGTTCTTTCTCGACTCCCAAATAGTCTAATCCATTTGTGGAAGTGTAAGAAATAAAATTGTATCATCTGCAATTCTTAGTAGACACCTGTACGCAGTATACTATATACAGGGCCAAACTAAGCCCCAAACTTAACACATTCAATGTGTGACTAAATCCACTACACATGACTTGAAACCTGTTAACACTCCCAGTTGGAAGATATATACTAATACATCTAGCTTGTTATATAAGCTATAAAATCTCACAATAACTAAGAtacgaccataatggaaatgaAAACAGAATACTTGAATGGAAACTAATGAAACTTTGTGTATCTCTAATCTTCCTTTCTATGGTGAATGGAGGAAATGCAAAAGTTTGGTTGACACATGGGCATTAGATAATGATATCATCTAGCTCCTTACCTATTTTAAATTTGTTCAACAGTTGTGTTTTGGGTTGATGGAGCATTATGTGAGGGAAGGGAAGATATCTCTTGGTTACTGTAAGGGCACATCAGAAGTTTTGTATTTCTGTCAAGGTTGTGTTGGATTTATTGAGCAGTGCCACCAACCAAAGGTTAAATATTATTAAGTTAAAATCTGCTTCCCAATTTCTGTAGATAAACTGTTGACTTGACCACAAATCAATACATAAATAGAGAGGCACTGAGGGTGACAAGAGGATGAAATGACACCCAAGAGTGGGATTCTCTTTATGGCGCTGCATGCAGTACATGACAATGACCCGCTAAAGCAGGGAGAAGAAAAGCATTCAAAGGTCCAATGTCCACTGTAAGGAGAAGATGAACAAATATAAAAGGAATAGGAAGTATATGCTAGTCAAGGAAAGGAACTAATGGAAGGAGATAAGAAGCTGGGAGATAGGAAGGAGATTTGGTAAGATCTCCTAATGCCAAGAAAAAAACAGGAGTTGCTGGAATTAGGAAATAATGTTGTTGATGTAAAGAGCAAGTAAGAAATTTGTTGCAGCACATGAACAGCAATGCCATCAAAACAAAATATCACACAAAAACTAAATATATAACTCAAAGGCACTCCACCAATATTAGGAAAAACCATGTCTAAGATAAGAGATGCTTGGAAAAAGATTGTTATTGGAAAATTGGATATATTGGATTATAGTTATTTTAGGAGGTAATTGGATCAAGAGAATATTTCTTAATTCAAATCTTATGTGGCATCTTTGTGGGATTGATTTGGAATTTACATTATTATGCATGTGATGGGATCTAGATGTGAGAATATTGATTTATGAGTTGTGAAATGTTGAAATGGTACGTTGGTTGGATATTTATGAGGATGACACCTGTGCAATTATACTGtagatttaagttataattgTGTCGATTGTGTACCTTTATACGTATTGAGGAGatgatttgaaatttaaaatactaTTTGTTATTGAATCTCAATGAGTTGCTTAAAATTCGAAGGTGCTTGGGAAGAAGTTTAGTGGAGATGTGTTATGCTGGGGATTCGTGATAGGTTGGCCTAATATCATTTAGAAAAAAAAGGTTGGTGGGAGGGAAAGTTGTTAAATACCCGGATTAATTGTGTTCGGATTTTGATTGATGAGATTTTGGATTTAATGATTAAATGGTTTTGGAGGTTTTATTTTGTATCATTTTGTTCCACAAGAGCATATTTTGGAGCAGAAAAAAATTAAATGGTGTGAAGGAGATCGTATAttacatatatatatttatagatTGATAAAGGCTAAAATATGGAAAATTGGATCGCTTCTATAGTGTTCCTTCTATTGTATGGGAGTTGGCTCAACAGGAGGCTGGTTTTGTTCATGCAAGTCTCCATGGACTTTGGAAAAGGAATGAATATGTAAGCATTTGTCTGAGATATATACTTCTTTTCTGGGGCTACCATCTATCATGGAGGAAACTAAAAAATTTTAGTATCATGAATAATAAAGTTACACCTGTACATGTTATTTTCAATGCTATTCTGTTGGATGCTAAGTACAAAATAGGTGGACTCACATGATTATTCTGTTTTGATACTAAGTGTAGCACTGGATCCAACCTATCTGAATACGATCAGTCTCTATTTCAAATATTCTAGTGCTTTTTTCTCTTTTCTAGTTGAGAAGATCATAGATTTTTGCCCTTAAGATTCTAccttttaatttatataaattagaaaaattatttccttctaCAATTCCTATGTTATTGTCCTTAAGATTCTACCATTTTGTTtttataaattagaaatatttttccTCTTACAATTCGTGATCTTTTACTAACACTATTAGTCATAGCTGATTACTTAAGCATTCCCTTGGTTTACCTTTACAATTTTTGAACATATTTTGATCTATGCTAATCTTAAAGGAAAAAAGTTTATCTCTATGATTATTGCCACTCTTAAAACTAATTATTAATCTTTTTCTTAAAATAAGTATTCATGGTCATAAGATAATATCACAAAGCAAATTCTAAAATCGTACTGTTCTCTGTGTTTCTTTTCTCAAATCTGAAGTCTCCATGTCCACCTTTGTATTTTGTATATTTCTTTCTAATTCTCCATTTCAAGCTCCTCTGATCTCAAATTATTTCATCTAGGTTCTTCTGAAATTTCCTTTTGATTTGATCTGTTATTTCTTCTTGAGGAACATAACTATGTAAGAACTTATAGTAGTTGTTATTTGAAATTAGCAGTCGTACAGTTGGATCTAATTCTCTTAATTCTGATATGTTTATTTTTACAATTCTTATATACTTTTTTGGGAGTTGAACTTTCCATTAGAccgaatttttaaatatttatctcGCCTGTTTTTGTTGCCTTTTTGCCAATCCATTTTGTCTGTTTTAAGCATATGTTATACTTAGTTTCTCTTAATCATCACATCTGCAAATTCTAGTCCTTTCTCTGAAACTTTTCCTATATTTCAAATTGGTTGAACCTGGAGTGGTAGTTTATAAAATTTTGTGCTTATTGCTGGTGTTTCAAGAAATTATCATTGTTAAGGATGAATTGTCATTATTGGAAGCTAACACTTTTTTTTTTGGACCTTCGTATCTTTCTGTTTATCCACTTGTGAGCCATTTTTTTTTCTGCAGCCGGTTCTTGCAATGTAGAGGGCCATTTGCTCAGAGGAGGCACCCTTTAGTAGATGCCACAATAGTTTCTGAAATTCGGAGATGCCTTGAAGAGGGAATTGAGTTCCTAGGTGATTTATTGAATTTTAGAAAGGATGGTTCCCCATTGATGAATAGGCTTCAGTTGACACCAATTTATGGGGATGATGAGACCATAACCCACTTTATAGGCATTCAATTCTTCACTGATACAAATGTTGAATTGGGTCCGCTTCTCAGTTCTGCTGTCAAGGAATCTGCTAGACCTAACCGCTTAATCACTGAGCATGTATTCCGACCTGTTTCACTTGGCCATACTCACATCTGTCGTGAATTCTGCAGTATGTTGCAGTTGAGCGATGAGGTATTGTGTCAGAAAATCTTTTCCAGGCTCTGTCCAAGAGATATCGCATCTGTTGGTTCAGTATGCAAAAGGTTATATCAGCTAACAAAAAACGAGGATATCTGGAAAATGGTTTGTCAGAATGCATGGGGCAGCGAAACAACACGTGCTTTAGAAACTGTACCTGGGGCTAAAAGACTTGGTTGGGGAAGACTTGCAAGAGAGTTAACCACCCTTGAAGCTGCTGCTTGGCGGGAACTGACAGTTGGAGGTGCTGTAGAGCCATCCCGTTGTAATTTTAGTGCTTGTGCTGTTGGAAATCGGGTTGTTCTTTTTGGAGGTGAAGGTGTTAATATGCAACCAATGAATGATACCTTTGTTCTGGATCTGAATTCCAGTAATCCTGAGTGGCGGCATGTAAAAGTAACTTCTGCACCTCCTGGTAGATGGGGTCACACGCTTTCTAGTCTAAATGGATCATCATTGGTTGTGTTTGGTGGTTGTGGAACACAGGGCTTGCTCAATGATGTCTTCATACTTGACTTGGATGCCCAATCTCCTGCATGGCGTGAGATCTCAGGACTTGCACCTCCCATGCCAAGGTCATGGCATAGCTCTTGTACTGTTGATGATACAAAATTGGTGGTTTCCGGTGGATGTGCTGATTCTGGTGTGCTCCTCAGTGACACCCACCTTCTGGATGTCACAATGGAAAAACCTATATGGAGAGAGATTCCAGCATCATGGACACCGCCATCCAGACTAGGACACTCATTATCAGTGTATGATGGGCGCAAAATACTCATGTTTGGTGGTCTTGCAAAAAGTGGGCCCCTTCGATTGCGTTCGAGTGATGTGTTCACGATGGATTTGAGTGAGGATGAACCCTGTTGGAGGTGTATTACAGGCAGTGGAATGCCTGGCGCTGGAAATCCAGCTGGAATTGGTCCACCTCCTCGTCTTGATCATGTAGCTGTTAGTCTTCCTGGAGGCCGAATCCTCATATTTGGCGGGTCTGTGGCTGGTCTTCACTCAGCTTCCCAACTCTATCTCTtggatccaactgaagaaacacCAACATGGAGAGTATTGAATGTGCCTGGTTCCCCTCCTCAATTTGCGTGGGGTCATAGCACTTGTGTTGTTGGAGGAACAAGAGCAATAGTGCTTGGGGGTCAAACAGGAGAGGAATGGATGCTGAGTGAATTGCATGAGCTGTCTTTAGTAAGTTCAATTATTAACGTCAAGGAAGATGACTAATTTCTTTGACCACAAAAGGACAGATCAGCAAATGCTATGGGGGACAATGACTTGTATCCACACGGAGATCTATACATATACTTGCAGAATGGTATCCGTCTTGATTTAGAATAAGGCCTAATTTGCTGCATTGATGGTAAACGTTCTGTGCTACGGATATAATCACTTTAAACTTTCTGGACTGGGATATCATAAATGTAACATGCTGAAGAGAGTGGTGGAATTTATCCTTTTTTGTTTGCCTAGAAATTTTTTAGATTGTATGCTAAGAAATTGTATCAGGAAATCTAGGGTTGGCTATCTTTGTTGTGAGCTTTTTCTTATTTGATTGCTGATATGTATCTGTAGTTTGAGAACCATGGGTTTCATGATGATTTTTTATTGGTGTTCTCGATTAGTTATTACGATATAAGGTCGTCCAGAGAGTAGGCCTAATCTAAAATGTCTCCTTTATGATTCTGATGCCCCTGTTATTTTCTCCCAAAAATTAATACTTCGTCGGGTATCTCAATTTTTTGATCCAGTCTCCGTCGATATTTCTCAATTTAGATctttaagtgtttttttttttttgcttcttatTGAAACTAAATTAATGTCCTAGGGTatttgttctttatgagatgCCAAATGTCCGAAACAGAAGATGAGATCTTCTGTCCTCATATTCTTGTGTCTTCATGTCTTTTTGTCGATCGGATGGTCATGATATTCTCATGATTTGCACTACATCTATGAGATCTGATTTAATCCATCTTATCGGTAAAGAGATATGGGGATATAAGAATCTGGGGACAGAGGATTTCATCTCAGGAGTAACAGAAGAGTTGTTTCGAGCCAGGCCGTCAGCTTTGACCGAAGAACATAACTTGTCCACCCAAAAGTATGGGAAGTAATATACAAGTCCAAAGGCTCACGCCCAGCATCATAAATCCCGAGTTCAGTCTATGAGAGCATCACATGAATTGGGTCCGTCGTCTAAAGAATTCACCACAAGAAGAAAGTCGTTGGTCGGTGAGTGCCAAATAAGGCACCATTTAGTAAGAAGTCAGGATGAAGAAAGTGATAATGAAGAGGAATGAGTAGCCATCAACCCAAGTGATGCTTGATATGGATTCTGAATCTCTGTCAATTTTGCATGATCGTGGTGACAACAGAAGTTTAGATGTTGAGCGGGATCATACTGTTATGAAGGTGAAGAATTTGATACTTCGTGTTTTATCAAATTTAAAGAGTATGGAAAACTGAATGGTCCGCATGCACAATGACGTGGTCGGTAATCAAAGGGTGCCACATGGTCGATGATATCGAGAGTCGGGTTGAGATGATGATCAAAGTAGAAGGTTCAGGCTCGGACTATGTGCCACTTCCGACTTCATGACAATCCCAACTTCACGTTACTCCTGGCTCCACGTCGGCCCCGATCTTGTGCTACTCCTGGCTCCATGATCGTCCACGACTCCACGCTGCTCCCGGCTCCACATCGGTCTTGACTCTGTGCCACTTCCAGCTCCATGATCGTCCACGACTAAACATCACTCTCGGCTCCATATAGCCCTGACTCTAGGCAATTCTCACGACTTCATATTACCTTGATTTGTTGAAGTGGCACACCGGACTGATGGTAAGCGGGGTGATAAGCGGTGGCTCGCTAAAGATACAAACAATGTAGTCATTACCTCTGGAGAACGTGGGAAATGCTGTCATGTAGTCTCGAGAAATGGACAACATAACCCTTTATTTCAAAAGACGTGGGTAATATCGACATAGATCTCAGGACACATGGAACGTAGCCGCAATTCTATAAATGGAAGCTCGTTCTTACGGGCACAGGTACACACATGCATCCACAAAACCCTAGACTACTATTCATCTTacccttctttcttcctcctccaccaaaGACTTATTTGAGCCATAGAGTGGTTGTGCTAGGAACCTCCCAACCATCATTCTAACTTTCTCTTTCTAGTGCTCTCTCCCCAGCTTTGGTGGAGAACCCTACCAATTCTTGCTGCACAAAGGTGAACGACGACTGATACAGAGAATAAGGTAGGGCCCTTGAAGTGAAGGCCA
This genomic stretch from Zingiber officinale cultivar Zhangliang chromosome 7A, Zo_v1.1, whole genome shotgun sequence harbors:
- the LOC122000826 gene encoding adagio-like protein 1 codes for the protein MEWDSESEGSNGDEEEGFLLSGGSGGPFSFAVEGVLGPASSCGLVVSDALEPDHPIIYVNRGFEESTGYRAEEVLGRNCRFLQCRGPFAQRRHPLVDATIVSEIRRCLEEGIEFLGDLLNFRKDGSPLMNRLQLTPIYGDDETITHFIGIQFFTDTNVELGPLLSSAVKESARPNRLITEHVFRPVSLGHTHICREFCSMLQLSDEVLCQKIFSRLCPRDIASVGSVCKRLYQLTKNEDIWKMVCQNAWGSETTRALETVPGAKRLGWGRLARELTTLEAAAWRELTVGGAVEPSRCNFSACAVGNRVVLFGGEGVNMQPMNDTFVLDLNSSNPEWRHVKVTSAPPGRWGHTLSSLNGSSLVVFGGCGTQGLLNDVFILDLDAQSPAWREISGLAPPMPRSWHSSCTVDDTKLVVSGGCADSGVLLSDTHLLDVTMEKPIWREIPASWTPPSRLGHSLSVYDGRKILMFGGLAKSGPLRLRSSDVFTMDLSEDEPCWRCITGSGMPGAGNPAGIGPPPRLDHVAVSLPGGRILIFGGSVAGLHSASQLYLLDPTEETPTWRVLNVPGSPPQFAWGHSTCVVGGTRAIVLGGQTGEEWMLSELHELSLVSSIINVKEDD